A genomic window from Chitinophaga pollutisoli includes:
- a CDS encoding FecR domain-containing protein: MDKNEAKQLIEKYLSGTCTPEEKAYVEKAYNRMPAGQAGRSDDRYQRLSGEIWENIVNSAGIKRQAGKRRRLVYVAAAALLAGLAIGNFFLLPGGETEDGPAYERIADVAPGGNKAVLVLEDGRKVPLDSGSASRVNQYGSTITITDSTAEYAPQQNSADPQVVHAVVTPKGGQFQLKLSDGTKVMLNAASTLTFAPNFKGHAERIVRLSGEAYFEVAHDAQHPFIVETDKQRVKVLGTRFNIHSYPDEYAVTTSLLEGSVEISTSLNSSKILNPGQAATTENESTRIVAADENAVAWTSGQIRFRDADLKAILLPVSRWYDLKVIYERPPSPELYTGGILKKNSLSTFLKMLDSREVRYELRQGREGKELIIK; encoded by the coding sequence ATGGATAAAAACGAGGCCAAGCAATTAATCGAAAAATACCTGTCCGGAACCTGCACGCCGGAAGAAAAAGCCTATGTTGAAAAGGCTTATAACCGCATGCCTGCTGGTCAGGCTGGCCGAAGCGACGACCGCTATCAGCGGCTTTCCGGGGAAATCTGGGAGAATATTGTGAATTCGGCTGGCATAAAGCGGCAGGCAGGAAAGCGCAGGCGCCTGGTGTATGTGGCTGCGGCGGCTTTGTTGGCAGGCCTGGCGATAGGGAATTTTTTCCTGCTGCCTGGCGGGGAAACGGAGGATGGCCCTGCTTACGAGCGGATCGCCGATGTGGCGCCTGGCGGGAACAAGGCGGTGCTGGTGTTGGAGGACGGGCGCAAGGTGCCGCTGGATTCCGGGAGTGCAAGCCGGGTAAACCAGTATGGTTCAACGATTACGATAACAGACAGTACGGCCGAATATGCACCGCAACAAAATTCCGCCGACCCCCAAGTCGTGCATGCTGTGGTTACCCCCAAAGGCGGACAATTTCAGCTGAAGTTGTCCGATGGAACGAAAGTAATGCTCAATGCCGCTTCTACCTTAACGTTCGCGCCTAATTTCAAAGGGCATGCCGAGCGTATCGTAAGGTTGAGCGGCGAGGCTTACTTCGAGGTAGCCCACGACGCCCAACATCCCTTTATTGTTGAAACAGATAAGCAACGCGTAAAAGTATTGGGCACACGCTTCAATATTCATTCCTATCCCGACGAGTACGCAGTGACGACCTCACTGCTCGAGGGATCCGTAGAAATCTCCACTTCGCTTAATTCAAGCAAAATCCTTAACCCTGGCCAGGCGGCCACTACAGAAAATGAATCGACCCGAATAGTCGCGGCGGACGAAAATGCCGTTGCATGGACGAGCGGTCAGATCCGGTTCCGGGATGCTGATCTGAAAGCCATACTGCTCCCCGTGAGCAGGTGGTATGATCTGAAGGTGATCTATGAGCGGCCCCCGTCGCCCGAATTGTATACGGGGGGAATTTTAAAGAAGAACAGCCTTTCCACTTTCCTGAAGATGCTCGACAGCCGGGAAGTGCGGTATGAACTGCGCCAGGGGAGGGAAGGCAAAGAGTTAATCATCAAATAA
- a CDS encoding SusC/RagA family TonB-linked outer membrane protein codes for MRIHLILLTTFVAFLHSAAAVRAQQVTISVKNAPLETVFRAIERQTPYVFFYPSRVVKDKKTVSLHLQNVDFETVMEKVLEGQGLAYLISENSVIIREAVAVPANSKNLRQLVKGRVTDARGKPLPGATIKIAGTNLGTTTDNEGRFQLYTPESEAVLLISNIGYLPIQKHIKGETSLEIKMIEATAQLKEVTVQPINTGYESISPERFVGTASVIDSAILSRSVSRNLMNRLDGVTSGLIFDKAGGTLHIRGISTISGINDLNNQSPLNPLIILDDFPFYGDLGSINPNDIENVSVLKDAAATSIWGAKAGNGVLVITTKSGKYGRSLNINISSNVQVNEKPDIYYNPVMSSSDFIDVEQFLFDKGYMDDYFLYPSYYVLSPAAEILQRKRLGEITAAEASAQLNTLKGYDIRRDYDKYVLRNSVNKQNYLNISGGGSNYNYLMSFGADNDLTSVKGPGRNDRYSFNSNLNIKPARFLELHAGFAYVRENIRADGLTPEILSTYTRGGLYPYARLADEQGNHLAIAHRNSLSFLQQQDPRLLDWNYRPLDEMEFTNTRQKGNTVRLNAGATANFTKWLTGEVRYQYSSRSTAITDLSDERTFRTRDLINNFTDPTTFKRNFPLGGILDRSNAELVSHNVRGLLRVSRIWNDVHTFTALVAGELGKANLEENKFRTLGYDKDNLVFSGNPDFLTQYPVYYGGAMQIPNNAAWNMRTDKTISVLGNASYTYDRKYTIYASARRDGSNLLGANTNNKWKPLWSTGIKYDIGNEGFFKVPVISSLAIRASYGYAGNINNSLSALTLINYTSYLNAAQQQQAIVSSPPNPDLRWEQVGTLNGGLDFAVLHSRISGSVDIYKKKAKDVITAVPVDPTNGVGATVRRNQANLETNGVDITIKTINLNKGVRWTTTFNYSHVKTKVTRFFTGFVSTPNFPALREGEIFNAIYAYKWAGLDPENGDPRGYLGKTISKEYDQIFQDSASNQAFIGSSIPTDYGNMLHTVSYRNFDLSFNISFRAGYYYRKPSLRYDYLYDNWTGHEEYANRWKTPGDEARTNVPSQPYPVNFSREQFYEFSEVNYEKGDHIRLQDIQLTYNWTNNRYTRFPVKSASAFLLAGNLNLFIWKASAVRYDPDYAMSVIPPARSLALGIRVQL; via the coding sequence ATGCGAATTCATCTGATCCTTCTTACCACATTCGTCGCTTTTTTGCATTCCGCCGCTGCGGTGAGAGCGCAGCAGGTGACGATCAGCGTCAAAAATGCGCCACTGGAAACCGTGTTCCGGGCCATCGAGCGACAAACCCCGTACGTTTTCTTTTACCCCAGCCGGGTGGTGAAGGATAAGAAAACCGTCAGCCTCCACCTGCAAAACGTGGACTTCGAGACCGTCATGGAAAAAGTGCTCGAAGGGCAGGGGCTCGCGTATCTCATTTCGGAGAATTCGGTCATCATCCGGGAAGCGGTAGCGGTTCCTGCCAACAGCAAAAACTTACGGCAGCTGGTGAAGGGAAGGGTGACGGACGCTCGCGGTAAACCGTTACCAGGCGCCACCATTAAAATTGCAGGAACCAACCTGGGAACCACCACCGATAATGAAGGAAGATTTCAGCTGTATACCCCGGAATCAGAAGCCGTTCTCCTCATTTCCAATATAGGGTATTTACCCATTCAAAAACATATCAAAGGCGAAACCAGCCTTGAGATCAAAATGATCGAAGCTACTGCCCAACTAAAGGAAGTGACGGTACAACCCATTAATACCGGGTATGAATCCATTAGTCCGGAAAGGTTCGTTGGTACCGCTTCGGTTATCGACAGTGCCATTTTATCCCGGTCGGTCAGCAGAAACCTGATGAATCGGCTCGACGGCGTTACATCCGGACTGATCTTCGACAAAGCCGGTGGAACCCTGCACATCAGGGGGATCAGTACCATCAGTGGAATTAATGATCTGAACAACCAATCCCCTTTAAATCCGCTCATCATCCTGGACGATTTCCCCTTTTACGGCGATCTGGGCAGCATCAATCCCAACGATATAGAAAACGTAAGCGTATTGAAAGATGCCGCAGCCACCTCAATCTGGGGCGCGAAGGCCGGTAATGGCGTACTGGTGATTACCACGAAGTCCGGAAAATACGGCAGGTCCCTGAATATCAATATCAGCTCGAACGTCCAGGTGAATGAGAAACCTGATATATATTACAATCCGGTCATGAGCAGCAGCGACTTCATTGACGTCGAACAATTTTTATTTGACAAAGGATACATGGATGATTATTTCCTCTATCCGTCTTACTACGTTTTGTCGCCGGCTGCCGAAATCTTGCAACGTAAAAGACTGGGAGAGATCACTGCGGCGGAAGCGTCCGCACAGCTCAATACGTTAAAAGGATATGATATCCGCCGGGATTATGACAAGTATGTTCTCCGGAACAGTGTGAACAAGCAGAACTACCTCAACATATCCGGCGGTGGCAGCAACTACAATTATTTGATGTCTTTCGGTGCCGATAACGATCTTACTAGCGTAAAAGGGCCGGGAAGGAACGATCGCTATAGTTTCAACTCCAACCTGAACATCAAACCTGCGCGTTTCCTGGAATTGCATGCCGGGTTTGCTTATGTCAGGGAAAATATCCGGGCGGACGGATTAACACCTGAAATATTGTCGACATATACCCGGGGCGGACTGTATCCATATGCCAGGCTGGCCGACGAACAGGGAAATCATTTGGCTATTGCTCACCGGAATTCACTTTCCTTTCTCCAGCAGCAGGATCCCAGGTTGCTGGACTGGAATTACCGTCCATTGGACGAAATGGAATTTACCAACACGCGCCAGAAGGGAAATACTGTCCGGCTGAATGCCGGGGCCACTGCTAATTTTACAAAATGGCTAACCGGGGAAGTTCGCTATCAATACTCCTCCCGTTCAACGGCAATCACGGATTTAAGTGATGAAAGAACATTCAGAACCAGGGACCTGATCAATAATTTTACGGATCCGACAACATTCAAAAGGAACTTTCCATTGGGCGGAATACTGGACAGGTCGAATGCGGAACTGGTGAGCCATAATGTAAGGGGGCTGTTGAGAGTGAGCCGCATCTGGAACGACGTGCATACGTTTACTGCATTGGTAGCGGGCGAGCTGGGTAAGGCCAACCTGGAGGAAAACAAATTCAGGACACTGGGGTATGACAAGGATAATCTGGTTTTTTCGGGGAATCCTGATTTTCTCACCCAATATCCTGTATACTATGGCGGAGCGATGCAAATACCTAACAATGCTGCATGGAATATGAGGACTGATAAAACCATTTCTGTGCTGGGTAATGCCTCTTATACATACGACCGGAAGTATACGATTTACGCCAGTGCGAGGAGGGATGGATCCAATCTCCTGGGTGCCAACACCAACAACAAATGGAAGCCTTTGTGGTCCACCGGGATCAAGTACGATATCGGCAATGAGGGGTTCTTTAAAGTGCCGGTCATCAGTTCGCTGGCTATCCGTGCATCATACGGCTATGCGGGAAATATCAACAATTCCTTATCGGCCCTGACCCTCATCAATTATACCTCATACCTCAATGCTGCGCAGCAGCAACAGGCGATTGTATCCAGTCCGCCGAACCCCGACTTGCGCTGGGAACAGGTGGGAACCTTAAACGGTGGATTGGATTTTGCCGTATTGCACTCCCGCATTTCCGGTTCCGTGGATATATATAAAAAGAAGGCAAAGGATGTTATTACCGCCGTGCCTGTAGATCCTACCAACGGCGTAGGGGCCACCGTCAGAAGAAATCAGGCAAATCTTGAAACCAATGGCGTGGATATTACCATAAAAACCATCAATCTCAATAAAGGCGTGAGGTGGACGACTACGTTTAATTACAGCCACGTGAAGACGAAGGTGACCCGGTTTTTCACTGGTTTCGTCAGCACGCCTAATTTCCCTGCGCTGCGCGAAGGAGAGATCTTTAATGCGATTTATGCCTATAAGTGGGCCGGGCTTGATCCGGAAAATGGCGACCCGCGTGGTTACCTGGGCAAAACGATCAGTAAAGAATATGACCAGATATTCCAGGATTCCGCCAGCAACCAGGCGTTCATCGGTTCGTCGATACCTACGGATTATGGGAATATGTTACATACGGTCAGTTACAGAAACTTTGATCTTTCTTTCAACATCAGTTTCCGGGCAGGATATTATTACAGAAAACCGTCGCTGAGATATGATTATTTATATGATAACTGGACAGGACATGAAGAATACGCAAATCGTTGGAAAACGCCTGGAGACGAAGCGCGGACCAATGTCCCATCTCAGCCATATCCCGTGAATTTCAGCCGGGAGCAGTTCTATGAATTTTCAGAAGTAAACTATGAAAAAGGAGACCATATCCGGTTGCAGGATATCCAACTTACGTACAACTGGACGAACAATCGTTACACGCGTTTTCCTGTTAAATCGGCCAGTGCTTTTCTGCTCGCCGGGAATTTGAACCTGTTTATCTGGAAAGCTTCCGCTGTGAGATATGATCCCGATTATGCGATGTCAGTGATTCCTCCCGCACGGAGCCTGGCACTGGGCATTCGGGTTCAACTTTAG
- a CDS encoding RagB/SusD family nutrient uptake outer membrane protein — protein MRKKDYRYIFILFVLVGLLAGCNKYLEDKPIQSLTTIDKLQDLQALLNNDINAMRYSANTTLAADEYYFPASVWSALPQPERGAYNWESENYLDAWRQAYITVNYANVVLQSLEKIEAGTVSQRNDIRGQALFQRAFAFYELAQVYCRPFSATANTDPGIALRTVPDLEVPSKRGTVGETYARITGDLIEAAGLLLPEQQYVSRPFQSSAYGLLARTYLAMGDYDNAFKYADLYLQKTTALVDFNDVDSTATPVFKAFTTEIAYRAYAISQILPRQPPVDSNLYKLYADDDLRKAVYFLKKPDGTSTFKGSYSILNGNQPFNGIATDEIFLIRAEASARLGNTQSAMQDLNALLKKRWRKGLYTDRVAANKEEALELILTERRKELVYRGTRWTDLRRFNLEGKNITLRRNIDGTVYELPANDKRWVWLLPLNVIQLSGMPQNER, from the coding sequence ATGAGAAAAAAAGATTACCGCTACATATTCATCCTGTTCGTGCTTGTTGGCTTGCTGGCTGGATGTAATAAATATCTGGAAGACAAGCCCATTCAGTCTTTGACTACGATCGATAAGTTGCAGGACCTGCAGGCGTTGCTGAATAATGATATCAATGCCATGCGATATTCGGCGAATACGACGCTTGCTGCGGACGAATATTATTTTCCGGCATCAGTATGGTCGGCATTGCCGCAGCCCGAAAGGGGCGCCTATAACTGGGAGAGCGAAAATTATCTCGATGCATGGCGGCAAGCCTACATAACCGTAAACTATGCCAATGTAGTATTACAATCGCTGGAGAAAATTGAAGCTGGCACGGTAAGCCAGCGCAATGATATCCGCGGGCAGGCTTTATTTCAAAGGGCATTTGCCTTTTATGAGTTGGCGCAGGTTTATTGCCGGCCTTTTTCTGCTACGGCGAATACGGATCCCGGCATCGCGCTCCGGACAGTTCCTGACCTTGAAGTGCCATCTAAGCGGGGAACGGTTGGTGAAACATATGCGCGTATTACCGGGGATCTTATTGAAGCTGCCGGTTTATTATTGCCGGAGCAGCAGTATGTCAGCCGGCCCTTTCAATCTTCTGCATATGGCTTGCTGGCAAGAACATACCTGGCGATGGGGGATTATGACAATGCATTCAAATACGCTGATCTCTATTTGCAGAAAACAACTGCGCTGGTAGATTTCAATGATGTGGATTCCACTGCCACCCCGGTTTTTAAGGCCTTTACTACAGAAATAGCTTACCGCGCATATGCCATCAGCCAAATCCTCCCAAGGCAGCCGCCCGTCGATTCAAATTTGTATAAGCTGTACGCGGACGACGATTTGCGCAAGGCGGTGTATTTCCTTAAAAAGCCGGATGGGACCAGCACATTTAAAGGATCTTATTCGATACTTAACGGTAATCAGCCTTTTAACGGGATCGCTACGGATGAAATATTTCTGATCCGGGCGGAAGCCAGCGCGCGATTGGGAAACACGCAATCCGCCATGCAAGATCTGAATGCCCTTTTGAAGAAACGTTGGAGAAAGGGACTTTATACGGATAGGGTGGCGGCCAATAAAGAAGAAGCCCTGGAACTGATATTGACGGAGAGGAGGAAAGAACTGGTGTACAGGGGCACTCGCTGGACTGATCTTCGACGGTTCAACCTGGAAGGTAAGAACATAACGCTGCGCAGAAATATAGACGGAACCGTGTATGAACTGCCTGCCAACGATAAAAGATGGGTTTGGCTGCTCCCGCTGAATGTGATCCAGTTATCGGGTATGCCGCAGAACGAACGTTAA
- a CDS encoding TlpA family protein disulfide reductase, with amino-acid sequence MVILDFWGTFCGTCIENFPHMSELKSQFGADIEVILVNPFESKAKVEKWIKVQDSIRGEKACCQKILPS; translated from the coding sequence TTGGTCATCCTGGATTTTTGGGGTACGTTTTGCGGCACATGTATTGAGAATTTCCCGCATATGTCGGAGTTGAAATCACAATTCGGAGCGGACATCGAAGTTATCCTGGTAAACCCGTTCGAAAGTAAAGCAAAGGTGGAGAAATGGATAAAAGTGCAGGATTCGATACGGGGGGAGAAAGCGTGCTGCCAGAAAATCTTACCATCATGA
- a CDS encoding MauE/DoxX family redox-associated membrane protein — MKSRKTFVLITTLLFIALWGYTALSKIFGFEIFEDQLSLSPVFKSTYRIVAVAVPAVELVLLALLIFERTKIAGLLLSALLLLAFTIYLAYILLNYQGELPCTCGGFIAKMTWTQHIIFNITFILLAISALIVTRQTPQKHTAALS; from the coding sequence ATGAAGTCACGTAAAACATTTGTACTTATTACCACATTGCTGTTTATTGCCCTGTGGGGATATACTGCTTTGAGCAAGATATTCGGATTCGAAATATTCGAAGATCAGTTAAGCCTTTCACCGGTTTTCAAAAGTACATATCGTATTGTAGCCGTTGCTGTTCCGGCGGTGGAACTTGTACTGTTAGCGCTGTTGATATTCGAACGCACAAAAATCGCTGGCTTGTTACTTTCCGCCCTTCTCCTGCTGGCTTTCACGATTTACCTGGCATATATCCTGCTCAATTACCAGGGTGAATTACCCTGTACCTGTGGCGGATTTATCGCAAAAATGACCTGGACCCAGCACATTATATTCAATATCACCTTTATACTGCTCGCAATCAGTGCGCTGATCGTTACAAGGCAAACACCTCAAAAACACACCGCGGCACTTTCGTGA
- a CDS encoding AraC family transcriptional regulator, which translates to MQLSNQDVYTLIQVKHDIQRSVYLPISIKDILRSTDLSETRLTQGFKFLYQHTVSRYHLVVSMEYAYTLLTDGLPVKEVAIKLGYRSQSHFNRSFRQIFNMPPSFINRNINAVN; encoded by the coding sequence ATGCAATTATCCAATCAGGATGTTTACACCTTGATACAGGTGAAGCATGACATCCAGCGTAGTGTATATTTACCTATCAGCATAAAGGATATTCTCCGGTCCACCGACCTGAGCGAAACCCGTTTGACGCAGGGATTCAAGTTCCTTTACCAGCATACGGTCAGCCGGTATCACCTCGTGGTGTCCATGGAGTACGCCTACACGCTGCTCACCGACGGGCTGCCGGTAAAAGAAGTGGCCATAAAGCTGGGATACCGCTCCCAGAGCCACTTTAACCGCTCTTTCAGACAGATATTCAACATGCCGCCGAGTTTCATCAACCGCAACATAAATGCAGTGAATTAA
- a CDS encoding multidrug efflux SMR transporter gives MKYLILAIANVCEVIATSALKASEGFSKPWPSLIVVAGYGIAFYCLSLTLNPIPVGIACAIWSGLGIVLLSAAGWILYKQKPDTGAIVGVLLIFAGVIVVNIFSKSEAHYSLVFRLQSLAVSVIKYT, from the coding sequence ATGAAATACCTGATCCTGGCCATAGCCAATGTTTGTGAAGTCATCGCCACATCGGCGCTGAAAGCCTCAGAAGGATTTTCCAAACCCTGGCCCTCGCTGATTGTTGTGGCCGGTTACGGCATTGCCTTTTACTGCCTGAGCCTGACCTTGAATCCGATACCCGTCGGGATTGCCTGCGCGATATGGTCGGGGCTGGGCATTGTGCTGCTATCGGCGGCGGGTTGGATTTTATACAAACAAAAACCCGATACCGGCGCGATTGTGGGGGTGTTGCTGATCTTCGCCGGGGTGATTGTCGTGAATATATTTTCTAAAAGCGAAGCGCATTACAGTCTGGTTTTCAGACTGCAGAGTTTAGCCGTATCCGTAATAAAATATACATAA
- a CDS encoding GNAT family N-acetyltransferase gives MLIRPYESSDYDACIAAFKSNMPKYFLPEELPDFTGWLEKYQNGGPYHREGDAAYFVIEEEGMLVACGGVFIEPQNNLGGMVWGMVDNRLHKRGIGKKFLLFRIEYIRKHCPSCRIKLDTTQHSYPFFEKYGFNIVKYTENGYAEGMHRYDMLLTP, from the coding sequence ATGTTGATCCGCCCGTATGAATCTTCCGATTACGACGCTTGTATCGCTGCTTTTAAAAGCAATATGCCGAAGTATTTTCTCCCCGAAGAACTGCCCGACTTTACGGGTTGGCTGGAGAAATACCAGAACGGAGGGCCCTACCACAGGGAGGGGGATGCCGCTTATTTTGTAATAGAAGAGGAAGGAATGCTCGTGGCTTGTGGCGGCGTGTTCATAGAGCCGCAAAATAACCTGGGCGGGATGGTTTGGGGGATGGTGGATAACCGGCTGCATAAACGTGGTATCGGTAAAAAATTTCTGTTGTTCAGGATTGAATATATCCGCAAACATTGCCCTTCCTGCCGCATTAAATTAGACACAACGCAGCATTCGTACCCTTTCTTCGAAAAGTACGGTTTTAACATTGTGAAGTATACGGAAAACGGTTACGCGGAAGGGATGCACCGGTACGACATGCTCCTGACTCCCTGA
- a CDS encoding DNA alkylation repair protein: protein MTPLIAQLQEDLRAAGTAAGQASARRFFKEEIKTYGVKSGAVKALAKPFIKALKTEPKAAAFAVCGELWKSGYMEETLIACDLSYSRRKEFVTADFKLFEHWLHEYVTNWAACDTFCNHTVGEFLMRFPDKLPVLLEWARSKNRWVRRAAAVSLIIPARKGLWLEEALQIATIMLHDEDDMVRKGYGWMLKSYAELHEAAVFDFVMKHKSSMPRTALRYAIEKMPADLKRRAMEK, encoded by the coding sequence ATGACCCCGCTTATCGCACAATTGCAGGAAGACTTACGCGCGGCCGGCACCGCGGCCGGACAGGCCTCCGCCAGGAGGTTCTTCAAAGAAGAGATCAAGACTTATGGCGTGAAATCGGGTGCGGTCAAGGCGTTGGCCAAACCCTTCATCAAAGCGCTCAAAACGGAGCCCAAGGCAGCGGCGTTTGCCGTTTGCGGTGAATTGTGGAAATCGGGGTATATGGAAGAAACCCTCATCGCCTGCGACCTCTCCTATTCGCGGCGGAAAGAGTTTGTGACGGCGGATTTCAAGCTGTTCGAACATTGGCTGCACGAGTATGTAACAAACTGGGCGGCCTGTGATACATTCTGCAATCATACCGTGGGAGAATTCCTGATGCGGTTTCCGGACAAACTGCCGGTATTACTGGAATGGGCGCGCTCCAAAAACCGGTGGGTCCGCAGGGCGGCCGCGGTATCGCTGATCATTCCCGCCAGGAAAGGACTGTGGCTGGAGGAAGCTCTTCAGATCGCCACCATCATGCTCCACGACGAAGACGATATGGTACGGAAGGGATACGGCTGGATGCTAAAATCATACGCCGAGCTGCACGAAGCGGCCGTTTTTGACTTTGTAATGAAACATAAATCCAGCATGCCGCGTACCGCGTTACGCTATGCGATCGAAAAAATGCCGGCCGATCTTAAACGGCGCGCGATGGAGAAATAA
- a CDS encoding GNAT family N-acetyltransferase produces MEIRLPIHIRPAIAEDIPQMGTLFRSVIETVCSKDYAPGQLAAWASSSGDLHRWQKLLAETEMIVAEANEGKMAGFAALRHPAHIEMMYTDKDFQGRGVAGCLLKELLGKTSGPVTVHASRTARPFFEKHGFVVAEELFPVRNGIVIPNFRMVKGGCQ; encoded by the coding sequence ATGGAAATCAGACTCCCAATACACATCCGCCCCGCCATTGCTGAAGATATCCCGCAAATGGGAACGCTTTTCCGTTCCGTGATCGAAACGGTTTGCAGCAAAGATTACGCGCCTGGTCAGCTTGCCGCCTGGGCCTCCTCATCCGGAGATCTGCACCGGTGGCAAAAGCTCCTGGCAGAAACGGAAATGATCGTAGCGGAAGCGAATGAGGGTAAAATGGCAGGATTCGCCGCATTGAGGCATCCGGCCCATATCGAAATGATGTATACGGATAAAGATTTCCAGGGGAGAGGTGTAGCGGGTTGCCTATTGAAGGAATTGCTTGGTAAAACCTCCGGCCCGGTTACCGTTCATGCCAGCAGAACGGCCAGGCCGTTTTTCGAAAAACATGGATTTGTAGTAGCGGAGGAACTTTTTCCGGTCCGAAACGGTATCGTGATCCCGAATTTCAGGATGGTCAAAGGCGGGTGCCAGTAA
- a CDS encoding FKBP-type peptidyl-prolyl cis-trans isomerase produces the protein MKNEKSAANLKAGQDFLAANKEKPGVTTLPSGLQYEVMKEGNGPKPGATSKVTCHYHGTLIDGTVFDSSVQRGQPATFPLNMVIKGWTEGLQLMPQGSKWRFFIPADLGYGDRQVSAQIGPNSTLIFEVELLGIS, from the coding sequence ATGAAAAACGAAAAATCAGCCGCCAACCTGAAGGCCGGCCAGGACTTTCTTGCCGCCAACAAGGAAAAGCCAGGTGTTACGACGCTTCCCAGCGGTTTGCAATATGAAGTTATGAAAGAAGGCAATGGTCCTAAGCCCGGCGCCACCAGCAAAGTGACCTGTCATTACCACGGCACGCTGATCGACGGTACGGTGTTCGACAGCTCGGTGCAACGCGGCCAGCCGGCTACTTTCCCGCTCAATATGGTGATCAAGGGCTGGACGGAAGGGCTCCAGTTGATGCCCCAGGGCAGCAAATGGCGTTTCTTCATCCCGGCGGACCTTGGCTATGGCGACCGCCAGGTGAGCGCCCAGATCGGCCCCAACAGCACCCTGATCTTCGAAGTGGAATTGCTGGGAATCAGCTAA